ATTGATTTTCATCAAAAAAAATATATTCGGTTAGCTGTGTGAATGCAATCTTTACCTTTTTAATATCCAAAGACCCACACCTTCTTTTTCAGAGCTCATAAAGCACCTTTTAGATCTCTAATGACAACCTAATCATATCCTTGCACTGTATACCATTTTCAACTATTTTCTGATTATAATGTCTTATGAAGAAATTTTGGTCAACTCCTGTTATTCTGAATCCACATTTTTGATAAAGTGCTAGTTGTCCGATGCTAGAATTTCCAGTACCAATTTCGATTGTCTTATAATCTTTTAACTTTGCTAATTGAATGGCATGAAAAATTAATTGTTTCCCAATACCTCTATTCTGGAAAGACTCTTCAACTGCAATATTTACTAATTCTACCGTTTCAGGTCTTGTCGGAAGTAATACATAGACACCAACAATTTGGTTGTCTAATTCTGCTACATAACATTCCCCCCTTTTTAAATATTCTTCAACAAGTGAGTGTGATGGATCAGCCAATAGCAATAGATTGATTGGTGATTTCTCTCCTTGGTACAGTTTACGAATAATCATTTTTATCTCTCCTTACAAATTTACTAAGAACAATATGAAAATAACTGTGCCGTAATTTTGAATATTGCCTTAGACTGTCTTTCTTAGTCTAATGATTCAAACTATTTACAATGATAAATATTATGATAGCTAAAAGAACAACTACTCCACCTATCGTCGGACTTCCATAGTACGTTCGATCAGAAAGTTTATTTGTTTCAATTTTGCTTTTTTTCTCCTCCAGCCACTTTTCTCTCTCCTCTTCGAAGCGTTCCATTTTCTTTTTACTCAATTGAATCCTCCTTTGCATTAATTCGCTATTATTTTCACGAACATCCCTTCTTCTGCTTTTTTCTTTGCTACTTCGCCTAAACGCTTTATCGTTTCCGAAAGATTAGATGCTTTGATTAATTCGTCTCCAAATCGCACAGTTGGATCAATCATTCGTAACTTGTTTTTTCTATGTAAATCAAAATTATTCTTATCTTCTTTTACGATGACATTTGGATGTATCAGTTTTAGAATAGCTTGTAATTCTTCATCTGAACTTGTTCGTAAGTAATTCATAACGTTTGCATCTGTTTCTAAAAGGGTATCTAGAGTGATGATCTTTTTGTCTAAGGCTATTTTAAGTGCTTTTGTTAACGTATCATATCCGTAAATATTTAATGGATTCATAAAGAAATCAATGACTTCCTTATAATATGTATTCACAAACCATTCAGCTGATTCGATATTTTTAACGACCATTTGGTCATCTACTATTATACTATTCGCTAAAAATTGTTGAATCTCCTGTGTATTAATTTGACCATATTGATACATATCTCGAAGAGTGTAATCAACACGATCCGCACAAAGTTCAGGTATAGGGCGTTCGAGAATGCTCCATTTTGAATCATCAAAGAGTATTTGCTGATAATGATAACCGTATTTAGTCAATATATTGGGGATTTCAGATTTTGTAATGATTGAACGAAATATTTTTTCGTGATAGTTTTCTTCCATATTCTCAAGAACAAAATCAATAACATGTGAAAATGCGGTATGTGATACATCATGTAGTAAACCTGCAATTTGTTCTTCAAGGGTACCACCCAATTTTTTGATTAAAAGCATGACCCCTATCGAGTGATCATATCTTGTCACATTCCATTTGTTATTAACTAAAAAACTTGCTCCTCCTTGATAAATCCCTTTTAGTCTTTGCACTGGACTACTCAAAATTAATTCTTCCAGAATACCGTCAATGTAAAAGGTTCCATATAGGTCATCTATAATCCTCATCACTTTCGCCACCTTATAAGCCTATTCTTTAATTGTATTAATCATTTAAAAATACCTTCAGAAGATTTCTTCTGTCCAAAAAATACACATAAAATTCATGAATATAAAGAAAAAAGTTAATGAATTCCATTTTATCGTCATATTATTTTATACAGAATGTATTACTTCCATTGTCCATTAAGCTTTTTATTTATTTTGAATGATCCGTTTTTCAGGTGTCGGTTGTATCATGATGTTCGACTGTGAGAAGAGACAATTCAATTAAAATGGGGGAATTTAGTTGGATAAACGGAAGTTTAACAAGTTTTCAATTGCCTGTTTTTTTGTAACAGTTATCACGTTTTTAAGTTGCTTAAAGTTGTGGCAACATACAAGCAATACAAGTAATCATTTTAGTGAAACAGGTTTTATTGGGTATATTTTATTTATCCTTGCTTTTAGTTCACCATTAGTAGGTCTCCTATTTGCATTTAAAGGAGAAAGAGAATTTTTGAAACCTGTATTAATAAGTGTAAATTTAGTTACTTTTTTAACATTATCATTGCCGATTGCTGTCATTGCTTTCCGTGATTATGTTTAACAAAACCTAATATTGAATTCGTTTATTATGTATAACACCTTCTTTTAATGAAGGTGTTATTATTTGTTAAATAATTTTTTCTCTATTTTGCAACTCTTTATTAGGATCTGGTGAAATATCCATTGTTTTGCGACTTTTACGAATAACCCATTCAATTAAAAGTAGATTAATCGTCCAACTTAACCATGCAGACAAGCAATATGCTACTTCAAACTGACCCGTTAACTTTAAAAGGGGATATAAATAAATTCTTAAAGTAACGGCAGCAAATGTTAAAGCGTAACTTCGTAGCATCCATTTTCTATGTGTCACAGTGTCACCTTTTCTAATAGCTACTACTGCAACACAAGTAGTGTAAAGCCAAATCAAATCTAATGCAAAAAATGCTGTACTTGTTAACAATCCTCCCGTTGCAAAAAAGGATAAATACAAATTGACAATGCTACTGATTACTATAGAAATAACATATATTTTCCCAAGCATTTGATGTAATTTTCTAGTGTTTTCATTCTTTTGACTTCGAAAGATTTGAATGGGTCCAATTAGCAGTGCAAGACAGCCTGTTACGATATGCACATATAAAAAGTAAACCCATGGTGTTACATCAAAATTTGGACTCATTAGCTTTACTTGGACTAGCCCAGCCAATGATGGTTCGTAAAATCCATATTGAATTACCGTATAGGCACTCACTAACAATGAACCAATTAACACCAAAATAAATTTCATCTTTCTCATTTCCCATCCCCTATATTTTCCATGATTTTCTTTTTATTTTATAGGTTTAAAAAGCACTGTCTATATCAGAATAGCAGTGCCCTAAAAATAGTTTTCAATTTGAATTTTACTTCGCATTATTATGTTTTTATTCAAAACGATTCATCAATCTGTTGTTATTTGTGTAGTTCTTTTGTATCCTCAAGCCATTCCTCTTTTCGACCAAAGAATCCACATAAAAAAGCAAAAAGATGGAGAAGTAAAAATATATTTTCGTTAAAGTACCAATTATTTGTATAGTAATTGAAAGGCCCTTTCTGATAAATCACAGAGTTAGGATCGTTCCATTTTCCATGTAATGCTTTCAATGAGTTTTGTACAAGCTGATATTCTCCAGGGATACTAACAAGGAGAATAAGAGCTGTCACAAATAGCAATAACCATGGTCTATTGAAAGGTTTCACAGCAAAATACTTTCTCCCCACTGTCCAAGTAATAAACATACTTAGTAACAGAAATGGCACAAGAAGGAAAATTGGGATAAAGGCTACATTTCCTTGCTCAACACTTTTTGTTGGGTCTTGCGTAAAAT
This window of the Rummeliibacillus pycnus genome carries:
- a CDS encoding GNAT family N-acetyltransferase; amino-acid sequence: MIIRKLYQGEKSPINLLLLADPSHSLVEEYLKRGECYVAELDNQIVGVYVLLPTRPETVELVNIAVEESFQNRGIGKQLIFHAIQLAKLKDYKTIEIGTGNSSIGQLALYQKCGFRITGVDQNFFIRHYNQKIVENGIQCKDMIRLSLEI
- a CDS encoding HD domain-containing protein, coding for MRIIDDLYGTFYIDGILEELILSSPVQRLKGIYQGGASFLVNNKWNVTRYDHSIGVMLLIKKLGGTLEEQIAGLLHDVSHTAFSHVIDFVLENMEENYHEKIFRSIITKSEIPNILTKYGYHYQQILFDDSKWSILERPIPELCADRVDYTLRDMYQYGQINTQEIQQFLANSIIVDDQMVVKNIESAEWFVNTYYKEVIDFFMNPLNIYGYDTLTKALKIALDKKIITLDTLLETDANVMNYLRTSSDEELQAILKLIHPNVIVKEDKNNFDLHRKNKLRMIDPTVRFGDELIKASNLSETIKRLGEVAKKKAEEGMFVKIIAN
- a CDS encoding DUF2306 domain-containing protein, whose protein sequence is MRKMKFILVLIGSLLVSAYTVIQYGFYEPSLAGLVQVKLMSPNFDVTPWVYFLYVHIVTGCLALLIGPIQIFRSQKNENTRKLHQMLGKIYVISIVISSIVNLYLSFFATGGLLTSTAFFALDLIWLYTTCVAVVAIRKGDTVTHRKWMLRSYALTFAAVTLRIYLYPLLKLTGQFEVAYCLSAWLSWTINLLLIEWVIRKSRKTMDISPDPNKELQNREKII
- a CDS encoding zinc metalloprotease; the encoded protein is MRNLAWYISLAISFFGFIMIEFYFTQDPTKSVEQGNVAFIPIFLLVPFLLLSMFITWTVGRKYFAVKPFNRPWLLLFVTALILLVSIPGEYQLVQNSLKALHGKWNDPNSVIYQKGPFNYYTNNWYFNENIFLLLHLFAFLCGFFGRKEEWLEDTKELHK